The following are from one region of the Amycolatopsis sp. QT-25 genome:
- a CDS encoding ABC transporter ATP-binding protein, which yields MTSEPPEGGLRRLTRALRFTVSAAPGWLSAHLVTTVAAATFPVVSVVLLKTVLDRIQAGNELVWPVAGLVLAGLGTAVIPLFGRYVRGQFDRQLSRTAQAALYVATDRLAGLRRLEDPRFRDHLHLAQLSGGSAPGAVVNSSVTVVSTCVTLGGFLAVLSAVNPGMAFVALLSVVPAMIAELTLSRSRSQTEWQLSPRQRKEFFYADLLTNLPAAKELRLLGLGSLFRKRMLSELSVIDSAARRLDGRELRIQLTLGALSAATAGAGLWWAVGAAVAGKLSIGDVSAFVAALAGLQAGLSTVVGGLVDAHHALLVYRHYLAIVDAEPDLPLAPDPRPLPRLRHSIEVRDVWFRYGENTDWVLRGMNLVLRHGTATALVGLNGAGKSTLVKLLCRFYDPDRGRILWDGVDIREFRPEDLRARLSVVFQDYVSYELTAGENIGVGDLALLADDAAIHSAAGRAGVDSMIEALPRGYRTLLSRSFADPEADADASHVSTGTDGVLLSGGQWQRIALARAYLRGDRDLLILDEPSSGLDALAEHEIHRSLRTYRTGATSVLISHRLGTVRDADHIVVLADGHIVEQGTHDSLRTGGGVYARLFQLQAEGYRGALP from the coding sequence GTGACCTCCGAGCCGCCCGAGGGAGGCCTGCGGAGGCTGACGCGTGCGCTGAGGTTCACCGTCAGTGCCGCGCCGGGCTGGCTGAGCGCGCATCTCGTCACGACAGTCGCAGCGGCCACATTCCCTGTCGTCTCGGTCGTGCTTCTCAAAACAGTCCTCGACCGGATCCAGGCGGGTAACGAGCTTGTCTGGCCTGTCGCTGGGCTTGTGCTGGCGGGTTTGGGGACCGCGGTCATACCGCTGTTCGGGCGCTACGTCCGCGGGCAGTTCGACCGGCAGCTCAGCCGCACCGCGCAAGCGGCTTTGTATGTCGCTACCGATCGGCTCGCCGGACTCCGCAGACTGGAGGACCCCCGGTTCCGCGACCACCTGCACCTCGCGCAGTTGTCGGGTGGCTCCGCACCGGGTGCTGTGGTCAATAGCTCGGTCACGGTAGTCAGCACCTGCGTTACCCTCGGGGGATTCCTCGCGGTGTTGTCAGCCGTGAATCCCGGGATGGCGTTCGTCGCGCTGCTCAGCGTGGTACCGGCGATGATTGCGGAACTGACGCTATCCCGTTCCCGCAGTCAGACCGAATGGCAGCTCAGCCCCCGACAGCGCAAGGAGTTCTTCTACGCCGACTTGCTCACGAATTTGCCGGCGGCCAAAGAGCTGCGCCTGCTCGGGCTGGGAAGCCTTTTCCGGAAGCGAATGCTCAGCGAACTGAGCGTGATCGACAGTGCCGCTCGCAGGCTTGACGGCCGAGAATTACGCATCCAGCTGACGCTGGGGGCGCTGTCGGCGGCCACCGCTGGGGCGGGGCTCTGGTGGGCAGTGGGCGCGGCGGTAGCCGGCAAGCTCTCGATCGGCGACGTGTCAGCGTTCGTCGCGGCACTCGCCGGACTCCAAGCGGGTTTGTCCACCGTGGTCGGCGGCCTGGTCGACGCGCACCATGCCCTCCTGGTCTACAGGCACTACCTCGCCATTGTCGACGCGGAACCAGACTTGCCACTGGCCCCTGATCCTCGCCCACTGCCGCGACTGCGGCACAGTATCGAGGTGCGCGATGTCTGGTTCCGCTACGGGGAGAACACCGACTGGGTGCTTCGCGGGATGAACCTGGTGCTGCGCCACGGCACCGCAACGGCACTCGTCGGTCTCAACGGCGCGGGAAAGAGCACGTTGGTGAAGCTGTTGTGTCGCTTCTACGATCCAGATCGGGGCCGTATCCTGTGGGACGGTGTAGATATCCGTGAGTTCCGGCCAGAGGACCTGCGGGCCCGGCTCAGTGTCGTCTTCCAGGACTACGTGAGCTACGAATTGACGGCGGGGGAGAACATCGGTGTCGGCGACCTCGCCCTGCTCGCCGATGATGCCGCCATCCACTCCGCAGCAGGCCGCGCGGGTGTCGACTCGATGATCGAGGCCCTGCCGCGCGGCTACCGCACGTTGCTGTCCAGATCATTTGCCGACCCGGAGGCTGATGCCGATGCCAGCCACGTGAGTACGGGCACCGACGGAGTGCTGCTGTCCGGTGGCCAGTGGCAGCGGATCGCGCTCGCGCGCGCGTATCTCCGCGGTGACCGGGACTTGCTCATTCTGGACGAGCCGAGTTCCGGCCTTGATGCTCTCGCTGAGCACGAGATCCACCGGAGCCTGCGGACCTATCGCACGGGCGCGACGAGCGTTCTGATTTCCCATCGTCTCGGGACTGTGCGCGATGCGGACCACATCGTGGTGCTCGCGGACGGTCACATCGTCGAACAAGGCACTCACGACAGCCTACGAACTGGTGGTGGTGTCTACGCACGACTGTTCCAGCTTCAGGCCGAAGGCTACCGGGGGGCGCTGCCATGA
- a CDS encoding TlpA disulfide reductase family protein, whose amino-acid sequence MPYLTAGLILVGLIGVTNLLFTFGVIRRLREHTTLLARGVGSEPMLVMRAAGEFTDDFTVTTVDGDQVGRDLVTKRTLVGFFTPTCPSCREQLPDFTAFAEGWSGGRRQVLAVVVSSDDAAAVPIVEALMPVARVVREDDGGVLTSAFGVRGFPAFAVLDAGGALHVSGSALAAVSDVANTATA is encoded by the coding sequence ATGCCCTACCTCACCGCTGGCCTGATTCTCGTCGGGCTGATCGGAGTGACGAACCTGTTGTTCACCTTCGGTGTCATCCGGCGACTGCGGGAGCACACGACACTGCTTGCGCGCGGTGTCGGCAGTGAACCGATGCTCGTGATGCGCGCCGCGGGCGAATTCACCGATGACTTCACCGTTACCACTGTGGATGGTGACCAGGTCGGGCGTGATCTCGTCACCAAGCGAACACTGGTGGGATTCTTCACGCCGACCTGCCCATCCTGCCGGGAACAGCTGCCGGACTTCACTGCCTTCGCGGAGGGATGGTCGGGTGGTCGGCGACAAGTGCTGGCGGTCGTCGTGTCGAGCGACGATGCAGCGGCCGTGCCGATCGTCGAGGCGCTCATGCCGGTCGCACGTGTCGTGCGAGAAGACGATGGTGGCGTGCTGACGTCCGCGTTCGGCGTGCGGGGATTCCCCGCTTTCGCCGTGCTGGACGCCGGTGGGGCGTTGCACGTCAGTGGAAGCGCTCTTGCCGCTGTCTCCGACGTGGCGAACACGGCCACCGCGTGA
- a CDS encoding MauE/DoxX family redox-associated membrane protein, which translates to MTAVPIGATALLAVVFGTSVITRTRSSATRRAFVASLRQWRVLPEPLVVPVAFVVTAAECVVVLCLMFTTATSAMGRSGVVGTIALTGSVVLLTGFTGGMALSMRRGTGGSCRCFGDEERPLRLRHLIRNGVLIVVALAGLVGTSGMSSGDGLLAAGVGALGGLVAVHLDNLVDLFVTSPTVGRSSSEN; encoded by the coding sequence ATGACCGCCGTGCCGATCGGGGCCACCGCACTACTTGCCGTCGTATTCGGCACGTCGGTGATCACGAGAACTCGGAGTTCCGCCACCCGTCGCGCATTCGTCGCGTCGTTGCGGCAGTGGCGCGTGTTGCCGGAACCTCTTGTGGTTCCCGTGGCATTCGTTGTCACTGCCGCCGAGTGTGTCGTCGTCCTCTGCCTGATGTTCACAACAGCCACCAGTGCCATGGGGCGATCAGGGGTGGTCGGCACCATCGCCCTGACGGGCAGCGTGGTCCTGCTTACAGGATTCACCGGGGGGATGGCGTTGTCGATGCGACGCGGAACGGGTGGGTCCTGCCGCTGTTTCGGCGACGAGGAGCGGCCGTTGCGTCTCCGGCACCTGATCCGTAATGGCGTGCTGATCGTGGTGGCGCTGGCGGGCTTGGTCGGGACATCGGGGATGTCATCCGGCGACGGCCTGCTTGCCGCCGGCGTCGGTGCCCTGGGCGGCTTGGTCGCTGTGCACCTCGACAACCTAGTCGACCTGTTCGTCACCAGCCCGACGGTCGGGCGCTCATCTTCGGAGAACTGA